From the genome of Cognaticolwellia beringensis, one region includes:
- the hslO gene encoding Hsp33 family molecular chaperone HslO: MQKDILNRYLFDNLHARGELVNLSQTFQDIVAAHDYPLGVKQLLGELVAATCLLTATLKFEGEIAVQLQGDGPIGYLAVNGNNHQEMRGIARMASESKATTLKELIGKGNMVITIRPTNGEPYQGVVALEQETLAECLEHYFEVSEQIPTKIWLFTDEETTQIAGTLIQLLPDAGEKEQQQADFEHLCQLTNTIKPEEIFSLATEDLLYRLYHQEEVRLFDPQAVSYKCSCSEEKCLSTISQIEPSELESIIAEQGSVSMTCDYCMTTYSFERPQLAQFIDGTTH, translated from the coding sequence ATGCAAAAAGATATCTTAAATCGCTATTTATTTGACAACTTACATGCTCGTGGTGAGTTAGTAAATTTAAGTCAAACTTTCCAAGACATTGTTGCTGCACATGATTACCCATTAGGCGTTAAGCAATTATTAGGTGAATTGGTAGCTGCAACATGCTTATTAACTGCTACATTGAAATTTGAAGGCGAAATTGCCGTACAACTTCAGGGCGATGGCCCCATAGGCTATTTAGCCGTTAATGGTAATAATCACCAAGAAATGCGTGGCATTGCTCGCATGGCAAGCGAATCTAAGGCTACCACGCTTAAAGAACTTATCGGCAAGGGCAATATGGTGATTACTATTCGCCCAACCAATGGCGAACCTTATCAAGGTGTTGTTGCCCTTGAACAAGAAACCTTAGCCGAATGTTTAGAGCATTATTTTGAAGTTTCAGAACAAATACCCACTAAGATTTGGCTATTTACCGATGAAGAAACAACACAAATAGCAGGTACGTTAATTCAATTACTGCCTGACGCTGGCGAAAAAGAGCAACAACAAGCAGATTTTGAGCACTTATGCCAATTAACCAATACCATTAAGCCTGAAGAAATATTTTCATTAGCTACCGAAGACTTATTGTATCGTTTATATCATCAAGAAGAAGTTCGTTTGTTTGACCCCCAAGCAGTAAGCTATAAGTGTAGTTGTTCAGAAGAAAAGTGTTTAAGCACTATTTCTCAAATAGAGCCAAGTGAGCTTGAAAGTATTATTGCCGAACAAGGCAGTGTGTCAATGACTTGTGATTATTGTATGACGACTTATAGTTTTGAACGTCCTCAATTAGCTCAATTTATTGATGGTACAACCCATTAA
- the gspE gene encoding type II secretion system ATPase GspE, producing the protein MSDIDPQTQAFVVASEKAAIENETSPDESSLAVSDILKDENVRFRLPFGFAKRHSVLVANENGDLRLVCTESLSADILLEVRRVLKAPFTLDIKSAEEFEQLLTIAYQRDSSEAQQMMEDIGNEVDLYSLADEMTETEDLLENEDDAPIIKLINAMLSEAIKENASDIHIETFEQALQIRFRVDGVLREVLKPNRKLASLLVSRIKVMAKLDIAEKRIPQDGRISLRIAGRAVDVRVSTMPTGHGERVVLRLLDKNSTRLDLQDLGMTDGNRARFSELIEKPHGIILVTGPTGSGKSTTLYAGLSQIDSKERNILTVEDPIEYAIEGIGQTQVNTKVDMTFARGLRAILRQDPDVVMVGEIRDLETAQIGVQASLTGHLVLSTLHTNTAAGAITRMEDMGVEPFLLSSSLLGVLAQRLVRTLCPHCRECCATSAEERKLLQLSDDDTAPIYKAVGCEECNFKGYKGRTGIHELIVVDEKVRELIHNGKGEQAIEKFIRAYTPSIRRDGFDKVMLGETTIEEVLRVTRED; encoded by the coding sequence ATGAGTGATATTGATCCACAAACACAAGCTTTTGTTGTTGCTAGCGAAAAAGCTGCAATTGAAAACGAAACTTCGCCTGATGAATCATCACTAGCGGTCAGTGACATTTTGAAGGATGAAAATGTTCGCTTCCGCCTACCTTTTGGTTTTGCTAAGCGACACAGTGTACTGGTGGCAAATGAAAACGGTGATTTACGCTTAGTCTGCACTGAGTCACTCAGTGCAGACATTTTATTAGAAGTACGCCGTGTGCTAAAAGCGCCTTTTACGCTTGATATAAAAAGCGCAGAAGAGTTTGAGCAATTGTTAACGATTGCTTATCAACGCGACTCTTCAGAAGCACAACAAATGATGGAAGATATCGGCAACGAGGTTGATTTATATTCACTTGCCGACGAAATGACTGAAACCGAAGATTTATTAGAAAACGAAGACGATGCACCGATTATTAAACTAATCAATGCCATGTTAAGTGAAGCTATTAAAGAAAATGCCTCAGATATTCATATCGAAACCTTTGAACAAGCATTGCAAATTCGCTTTCGTGTTGATGGCGTATTACGTGAAGTGTTAAAGCCGAATCGTAAATTAGCCTCATTACTGGTGTCTCGTATCAAGGTCATGGCAAAACTAGATATTGCAGAAAAGCGTATTCCACAAGATGGACGTATCTCCTTAAGAATAGCGGGGCGAGCAGTCGATGTGCGTGTTTCAACTATGCCAACTGGGCACGGAGAAAGGGTAGTTTTACGTTTACTCGATAAAAACTCAACGCGATTAGATTTACAAGATCTAGGTATGACCGACGGTAACCGAGCGCGTTTTTCTGAACTAATTGAAAAACCCCACGGTATTATTCTGGTTACCGGGCCAACAGGTTCCGGTAAAAGTACGACTTTATATGCAGGCTTAAGCCAAATTGACAGCAAAGAACGTAATATTTTAACGGTTGAAGACCCTATTGAGTACGCTATAGAAGGTATTGGGCAAACCCAAGTAAACACCAAAGTTGATATGACTTTCGCTCGAGGTTTGCGCGCGATATTGCGCCAAGATCCTGATGTGGTTATGGTCGGTGAGATTCGCGATTTAGAAACCGCTCAAATCGGTGTGCAAGCAAGTTTAACCGGGCATTTGGTATTATCAACATTGCATACTAACACCGCTGCAGGCGCGATAACGCGAATGGAAGATATGGGTGTTGAACCATTCTTACTTTCATCAAGTTTATTAGGTGTTTTAGCACAACGATTAGTAAGAACCTTATGCCCACATTGTCGTGAATGTTGCGCCACATCTGCTGAAGAACGTAAGTTATTACAACTTAGCGATGACGATACTGCGCCAATATACAAAGCCGTTGGTTGTGAAGAATGCAACTTTAAAGGTTATAAAGGCCGAACCGGCATTCATGAACTGATTGTGGTTGATGAAAAAGTCCGTGAATTAATTCATAACGGCAAAGGCGAGCAAGCGATTGAAAAATTCATTCGTGCATACACGCCAAGTATACGTCGTGACGGTTTTGATAAAGTAATGCTGGGTGAAACAACCATTGAAGAAGTATTACGAGTTACGCGTGAAGACTAA
- the gspD gene encoding type II secretion system secretin GspD — protein MRKLLSAPWYKRSLTGVVTAVLLNSVLLSTNINAAEYSPNFKGTEIAEFINIVGKNLRKTMIVDPNVRGKVNVRSYDLLTEKQYYQFFLNVLEVYGFSAVEMDNNVVKIIRNKDAKTSSIPVVGNENPGAGDEMVTRVVEVKNVTVRELTPLLRQLSDQAGGGNVVNYDPANVIMLTGTAAVVNRLVQIIERVDKAGDQDVQIISLKYASAGEMVRIVEAMNKSGQGKSAGTPTFLIPTIVADERTNSVIVSGEVKARERVARLVSRLDSELESNGNTRVYHLKYAKSEDMVKVLQGVSESIEADSSTTSTTSRKSKTRNVSIDAHEDTNTLVITAQPDMLRSLEAVIRQLDIRRAQVLIEAIIVEVFEGDGINLGVQWYSEQGGVTQFTNGVAPISSVAAAAEAARSTPGTKGSTVTSENGAVTVNPDQADTKGDYSLLAQVLGTVSGTMFGIVKDDWGAIVQAVSSDTNSNLLSTPSITTLDNEEAYFIVGQEVPIITGAQTGSNNSNPFQTVERQEIGIKLKVTPQINEGSGVQLTIEQEVSSVSGATGVDISINKREIKTTVMADDGATVILGGLIDEDVQESVQKVPLLGDIPIIGHLFKSTSNTKRKRNLMVFLRPTIVRDGKLMNDLSREKYNYIRAIELQKKEAGLELMSDEKLPILPTWNDQLSLPPSFDEYMKKRDEEKSSNESE, from the coding sequence ATGCGCAAATTATTAAGCGCACCTTGGTATAAACGTAGTCTTACCGGGGTTGTTACTGCAGTTTTACTCAATAGTGTTTTGCTCTCTACCAATATAAATGCCGCTGAATATTCACCTAATTTCAAAGGCACAGAAATAGCGGAATTTATTAATATTGTTGGCAAAAACTTAAGAAAAACCATGATCGTCGATCCCAACGTTCGCGGTAAAGTTAATGTACGAAGTTATGACTTGTTAACTGAAAAGCAATATTATCAATTCTTCTTGAACGTTTTAGAAGTGTATGGCTTTTCTGCTGTAGAAATGGACAACAATGTTGTCAAAATTATTCGTAATAAAGATGCAAAAACCTCTTCGATACCGGTAGTTGGGAATGAAAACCCTGGTGCTGGTGATGAAATGGTTACCCGGGTTGTTGAAGTTAAAAACGTTACCGTACGTGAACTTACACCTTTACTGCGTCAATTATCAGATCAAGCCGGTGGTGGCAACGTAGTTAACTATGACCCTGCTAACGTAATTATGTTGACGGGTACTGCGGCTGTGGTAAACCGTTTAGTGCAAATTATTGAGCGAGTTGATAAAGCCGGCGACCAAGACGTACAAATCATTAGTTTAAAATATGCATCTGCTGGCGAAATGGTACGTATTGTTGAGGCCATGAATAAATCTGGTCAAGGTAAAAGTGCCGGAACACCAACCTTTTTAATTCCTACTATTGTGGCTGACGAACGTACTAACAGCGTTATTGTTAGTGGCGAAGTAAAAGCGCGTGAACGCGTTGCAAGATTGGTTTCACGTTTAGATAGTGAGCTAGAATCTAACGGTAACACGCGGGTTTATCATTTAAAATACGCCAAATCCGAAGACATGGTAAAAGTGCTTCAGGGTGTTAGTGAATCTATTGAAGCTGACTCGTCAACCACAAGTACCACATCGCGAAAAAGCAAAACGCGTAATGTCAGTATTGATGCTCATGAAGATACTAATACCTTAGTTATTACCGCTCAACCGGATATGTTGCGCTCATTAGAAGCCGTTATTCGCCAGTTAGATATTCGCCGTGCTCAAGTGCTTATTGAAGCTATTATTGTTGAAGTATTTGAAGGCGACGGTATCAATTTGGGTGTGCAATGGTATAGCGAACAAGGTGGAGTTACCCAATTTACCAACGGTGTAGCACCTATTAGTTCAGTGGCTGCCGCGGCTGAAGCTGCTCGTTCAACTCCAGGTACAAAAGGGTCAACGGTAACTTCAGAAAATGGAGCGGTCACTGTCAACCCAGACCAAGCAGACACCAAGGGTGATTACAGTTTACTTGCTCAAGTATTAGGTACGGTCAGTGGGACCATGTTTGGTATTGTAAAAGACGATTGGGGCGCGATAGTGCAAGCCGTAAGTTCAGATACTAATTCGAACTTATTATCTACGCCGAGTATCACCACGCTTGATAATGAAGAAGCATATTTTATTGTTGGTCAAGAAGTGCCAATTATTACTGGCGCGCAAACCGGTAGTAACAATAGTAATCCATTCCAAACTGTTGAACGCCAAGAAATTGGTATCAAATTAAAGGTTACGCCACAAATTAACGAAGGTAGTGGTGTACAGCTAACTATTGAACAAGAAGTGTCGTCGGTGAGTGGTGCAACGGGTGTTGATATCTCAATCAATAAACGTGAAATTAAAACCACGGTTATGGCTGATGACGGCGCTACGGTTATTTTAGGTGGTCTAATTGATGAAGACGTACAAGAAAGCGTGCAAAAAGTACCGTTACTTGGCGATATACCTATCATTGGTCATTTGTTTAAATCAACCAGCAATACCAAGCGTAAACGTAATTTGATGGTATTTTTACGACCCACTATTGTCCGTGATGGCAAATTGATGAATGACTTAAGTAGAGAAAAATATAATTACATTCGTGCAATAGAACTTCAAAAGAAAGAAGCGGGTCTTGAATTAATGTCGGATGAGAAACTGCCTATTCTGCCAACATGGAATGATCAACTGTCTTTACCACCGTCGTTTGATGAATACATGAAAAAGCGTGATGAAGAAAAATCGTCGAATGAAAGCGAATAG
- the gspJ gene encoding type II secretion system minor pseudopilin GspJ produces the protein MNITLVKHKVTKSTASVMPKRSQGFTLLEVLIAIAIFSVISMASFSIFETVLNSDTSTKARTDRINELQRGFLIIERDMLQIARRSVRLNGEAPQTGFLHTDTESFTTSEQAIAFVRHGWTNPGLLLPRSDMQSVAYQLNEKIVERVHFNFVDAVLGEEPKVRPLISEVESLNFEFYDGKKWQKSLKENTLPMAIAIELDTTDYGIIRRQFIVAGDNLDGED, from the coding sequence ATGAATATAACCCTCGTTAAACATAAGGTGACTAAAAGCACTGCGAGCGTTATGCCAAAGCGTAGCCAAGGTTTTACCTTGCTTGAAGTGCTGATTGCTATAGCGATATTTTCGGTGATCAGTATGGCAAGTTTTAGTATTTTTGAAACCGTACTAAATAGCGACACATCCACCAAAGCTCGCACAGACAGAATTAATGAATTACAACGGGGCTTTTTAATCATCGAGCGTGATATGTTACAAATAGCTCGACGTAGTGTTCGTTTAAATGGTGAAGCACCGCAGACCGGATTTTTACATACTGACACCGAAAGTTTTACCACCAGTGAACAGGCAATTGCCTTTGTTCGTCATGGCTGGACCAATCCAGGCTTATTATTACCGCGCAGTGATATGCAGTCGGTGGCTTATCAATTAAACGAAAAAATTGTCGAGCGAGTTCATTTTAACTTTGTTGATGCGGTGTTAGGTGAAGAGCCAAAAGTAAGACCATTAATTTCAGAGGTTGAAAGCTTAAATTTCGAATTTTATGATGGGAAAAAATGGCAAAAGTCATTAAAAGAAAACACTTTGCCAATGGCAATTGCGATTGAACTAGATACCACAGATTATGGCATTATTCGTCGTCAATTTATCGTAGCCGGTGATAACCTTGACGGTGAGGACTAA
- the gspG gene encoding type II secretion system major pseudopilin GspG produces MKAVRNIRGFTLLEVMVVIVILGILASMVVPNLMGSQERANMQKAVSDINALETSLSMYKMDNYKYPSTEQGLEALVTETDIEPMPRRFPEGGYVKRLPNDPWGTEYQLLNPGEHSAMDVFSMGPDGEPGTDDDIGNWNLGDYQ; encoded by the coding sequence ATGAAAGCAGTAAGAAATATTCGAGGTTTTACCCTTTTAGAAGTGATGGTTGTTATTGTAATTTTAGGTATTTTAGCCAGTATGGTGGTACCTAACTTAATGGGCAGTCAAGAACGCGCCAATATGCAAAAAGCCGTGTCAGATATTAATGCGCTGGAAACATCTTTAAGTATGTACAAAATGGATAACTATAAGTATCCAAGTACAGAGCAAGGCTTAGAAGCATTAGTGACTGAAACTGATATTGAGCCAATGCCCCGCCGTTTTCCAGAAGGCGGTTATGTTAAGCGTTTACCGAACGACCCTTGGGGCACTGAATATCAACTATTAAATCCGGGCGAGCATAGTGCTATGGATGTTTTTTCTATGGGGCCTGACGGTGAACCGGGTACAGACGACGATATTGGTAACTGGAATTTAGGCGATTATCAATAA
- the gspI gene encoding type II secretion system minor pseudopilin GspI, with translation MRTLVNFSVNFSVNKLQKGFTLIEVMLAMAVFSIAGIAILGTADTNARNLGYLESKIIASWVASNQLVEVTLDTSWPPKNNKKGKVELAGQEWFWQQKVVKTTDNDMRAIVMEVRLEEKAAKSLTSLMTYISKQSK, from the coding sequence ATGCGGACTCTCGTTAATTTTAGCGTGAATTTCAGCGTTAATAAGCTACAAAAAGGTTTTACCTTAATTGAGGTTATGTTGGCGATGGCGGTGTTTTCAATTGCGGGTATAGCAATTTTAGGTACGGCAGACACAAACGCGAGAAACTTAGGTTATTTAGAAAGTAAAATTATTGCGAGTTGGGTGGCATCGAATCAGTTAGTTGAAGTAACCCTAGATACCTCTTGGCCGCCAAAGAACAATAAAAAAGGCAAAGTAGAGTTGGCTGGGCAAGAATGGTTTTGGCAACAAAAAGTAGTAAAAACTACTGACAATGACATGCGCGCCATTGTTATGGAAGTGCGTCTTGAAGAAAAAGCAGCAAAGTCACTAACCAGCTTAATGACCTATATTTCGAAGCAAAGTAAATGA
- the gspH gene encoding type II secretion system minor pseudopilin GspH, with product MKLNHDYLSKQKHRIQQGFTLIEVMLVIVLIGVMVSAVQFTFSGNKPEQLLEQNSARFAGIFDVAAEYGLLNNVELGLFIEDNSYQFLGYDGVSWSPIADNPLFEVYTLPEGIEITLQLDDLPIEEPQLFDSSVLINEDEEESFTGDSEKKKTIPQVYMLSGGDITPFSLTFSLADFAFDGDENISFKVSGIYTTPLTIEGPLVNADSR from the coding sequence ATGAAGCTAAATCATGACTATTTGTCGAAGCAAAAGCATCGAATTCAACAAGGTTTTACCTTAATTGAAGTGATGCTAGTCATTGTCTTGATTGGCGTTATGGTCTCTGCGGTACAATTTACTTTTTCTGGCAATAAACCAGAGCAACTATTAGAACAAAACAGTGCCCGCTTTGCGGGCATTTTTGACGTTGCAGCAGAATACGGCCTACTAAACAATGTCGAGTTAGGCTTGTTTATTGAAGACAACAGTTATCAATTTCTTGGTTATGACGGTGTCAGTTGGTCTCCCATTGCAGATAACCCTTTATTTGAAGTTTATACTTTACCTGAAGGTATTGAAATAACCTTGCAGCTTGATGATCTACCTATTGAAGAGCCTCAACTCTTCGATTCTTCGGTATTAATCAATGAAGATGAAGAAGAGAGCTTTACTGGCGATTCTGAAAAGAAAAAAACTATTCCGCAAGTCTATATGCTTTCTGGTGGTGATATTACCCCCTTTAGTTTAACGTTTTCATTGGCAGACTTCGCTTTTGATGGCGATGAAAATATTAGTTTTAAAGTTTCTGGCATTTATACCACACCACTTACGATAGAAGGGCCATTAGTGAATGCGGACTCTCGTTAA
- the hslR gene encoding ribosome-associated heat shock protein Hsp15 has protein sequence MVNPKVNDTKSNASTRLDKWLWAARFYKTRAIAKQMIDGGKVFYNGQRSKSGKAVVLGDRITIRQGFEEKHVIVIALADKRRDASFAQTLYQETTESIETREKNNLARQQGILLSPASDTKPDKKQRRQIRHLKERI, from the coding sequence ATGGTAAATCCTAAGGTTAATGATACTAAAAGTAACGCGTCAACCCGCTTAGACAAATGGCTATGGGCGGCGCGGTTCTATAAAACCCGTGCGATTGCAAAGCAGATGATTGATGGCGGTAAAGTTTTTTATAATGGCCAAAGAAGTAAGTCAGGTAAGGCGGTAGTTTTAGGCGACCGCATTACTATTAGACAAGGTTTTGAAGAAAAGCATGTCATTGTTATCGCTTTAGCTGATAAGCGCCGTGATGCTAGCTTTGCCCAAACACTTTACCAAGAAACCACCGAAAGCATTGAAACGCGAGAAAAAAACAACTTAGCTCGCCAGCAGGGTATTTTACTCAGCCCAGCCAGTGACACTAAACCCGATAAGAAACAACGTCGACAAATTCGACATTTAAAAGAAAGGATATAA
- the gspK gene encoding type II secretion system minor pseudopilin GspK — protein MVRSCAITPKPKGVALITVMLIIALIAILATQMTARLQLQMQRTTNIGSNQQAYWYAMGAEAFAKRILIQSFEADSEVTHLGQLWAQGENTFPVDFGQITGEITDLNSCFNLNALRVNDDDGSGNSNRGNSANAANKSPARAAFEELLIAMNIEGVGSFEAEYMADALTDWLDADGSISGSGGAEDNDYASKEFPYLAANNYLASMAELRVIDHFTVNVIDKLKDYTCILPNTNMNKININTIAQDQPEILVAMLGISQNEASQALSSRGEEGFKNIDEFFSLSDLSKAKIPPEKKQLFAVKSEYFKLKTTASFNNSYFALNTIMKVDNKNNIRVISRIIGRE, from the coding sequence GTGGTTAGAAGTTGTGCAATAACACCTAAACCCAAAGGCGTGGCGTTAATTACGGTGATGCTAATTATTGCGTTAATCGCTATATTAGCGACGCAAATGACCGCGCGCTTGCAATTACAAATGCAACGCACCACTAATATAGGTTCAAACCAGCAAGCTTATTGGTATGCCATGGGCGCTGAAGCATTTGCAAAAAGAATATTAATACAATCTTTTGAAGCTGATTCAGAAGTGACGCATTTAGGCCAATTGTGGGCGCAAGGTGAAAATACTTTTCCGGTCGATTTTGGTCAGATTACCGGTGAAATAACCGATTTAAATAGCTGTTTCAACTTAAACGCGTTACGGGTTAATGATGATGACGGTAGTGGTAACAGTAATCGCGGTAACAGTGCTAATGCGGCAAATAAGTCGCCAGCGAGAGCGGCTTTTGAAGAATTATTAATCGCAATGAATATCGAAGGTGTTGGCAGTTTTGAAGCAGAATATATGGCTGATGCCTTAACTGATTGGTTAGACGCAGATGGTAGTATTTCAGGTTCCGGCGGCGCTGAAGATAATGACTATGCTTCTAAAGAGTTCCCCTACTTAGCCGCGAATAATTACCTTGCGAGTATGGCAGAGTTAAGAGTTATTGATCATTTTACGGTTAATGTTATTGATAAATTAAAAGACTACACCTGTATTTTGCCTAATACCAACATGAATAAGATAAACATCAATACCATTGCACAAGATCAGCCTGAAATACTTGTAGCCATGTTAGGGATAAGTCAAAATGAAGCATCACAAGCATTATCTTCTCGTGGAGAAGAGGGCTTCAAAAATATTGATGAGTTTTTTAGTTTAAGTGATTTGAGTAAAGCTAAAATACCACCAGAGAAAAAACAACTATTTGCTGTTAAAAGTGAGTATTTTAAGCTCAAAACAACGGCAAGTTTTAATAACAGTTACTTTGCTTTGAATACCATTATGAAAGTAGACAATAAAAATAATATACGTGTGATCAGTCGCATCATAGGACGAGAGTAA
- the gspF gene encoding type II secretion system inner membrane protein GspF: MAAFDYQAVDSRGKNKKGVIEGDTPRHVRNLLREQGLMPIEVTPCLQKSKQESKKSFFSGGKKISASELALITRQLSTLVESGLPIEESLMAVGEQCDKNTLKSMVMAVRTKVTEGYGLAESMAEFPQVFNRLFRAMVAAGEKSGHLDKVLDRLADYTEKRQQLRSQLIQALVYPVIMTVVATGVIAILLTAVVPKIVGQFEHMGANLPATTKFLIASSDFLRDYGLVIVVIVAALMLFWSQLLKKDSFRFAYHKRFLAIPGIGKVAKSVNTARFARTLSILTASAVPLLESMKISGEVLDNLYIKQSVKESADKVREGASLRVSLEQTKLFPPMMLHMIASGEKSGQLEHMLGRAADNQDREFEAVINISLKAFEPALMVVMAGIVLFIVMAILQPILQLNTLIGN, from the coding sequence ATGGCAGCATTTGATTATCAGGCAGTAGACAGCCGAGGCAAAAATAAAAAAGGGGTTATTGAAGGTGACACCCCTAGACATGTGCGTAATTTACTGCGTGAACAGGGCTTAATGCCTATTGAAGTTACGCCATGTTTGCAAAAAAGTAAGCAAGAAAGTAAAAAGTCTTTTTTTAGTGGTGGTAAAAAAATCTCAGCGTCTGAGCTGGCATTAATCACGCGGCAACTATCAACCTTAGTTGAATCAGGCTTACCCATTGAAGAGTCATTAATGGCCGTAGGTGAGCAGTGTGATAAAAACACCTTAAAAAGTATGGTTATGGCGGTGCGCACTAAAGTCACTGAAGGTTATGGTTTAGCTGAAAGCATGGCTGAGTTTCCTCAGGTGTTTAATCGCTTATTTCGGGCCATGGTTGCAGCGGGCGAAAAATCCGGCCATCTTGACAAAGTCTTAGACCGGTTAGCCGATTACACCGAAAAACGCCAACAACTGCGCTCTCAGCTAATTCAAGCCTTGGTTTATCCCGTTATTATGACCGTAGTCGCAACTGGCGTAATTGCCATATTACTGACCGCTGTAGTACCAAAAATTGTCGGCCAATTTGAACATATGGGAGCTAATTTGCCCGCTACCACCAAGTTCCTAATTGCCAGTAGTGACTTTTTACGTGATTATGGTTTAGTTATTGTAGTAATTGTCGCTGCGCTAATGCTCTTTTGGTCACAATTGTTGAAAAAAGACAGTTTTAGGTTCGCTTATCACAAGCGCTTTCTCGCTATACCGGGCATAGGTAAAGTGGCAAAAAGCGTAAATACCGCAAGATTTGCTCGTACCTTGAGCATTTTAACCGCGAGTGCCGTTCCTTTATTAGAGAGTATGAAAATTTCGGGTGAAGTACTCGACAATTTATACATTAAGCAAAGTGTTAAAGAGTCTGCAGACAAGGTCAGAGAGGGCGCCAGTTTGCGGGTGTCTTTAGAGCAAACGAAGCTGTTTCCACCAATGATGCTGCACATGATAGCCAGTGGTGAAAAAAGTGGTCAGCTTGAACATATGTTAGGGCGAGCTGCCGATAACCAAGACCGTGAGTTCGAGGCTGTTATTAACATCTCATTAAAGGCATTTGAGCCGGCATTGATGGTGGTAATGGCAGGTATTGTATTATTTATCGTTATGGCTATTTTACAGCCAATTCTTCAGTTAAATACGTTAATAGGAAATTAG
- the gspC gene encoding type II secretion system protein GspC produces MTLSNNLSSAFEQLPKLPQRKITQVIIVVLLCYIAYLFAQITWLGLAESDQNTSLTLNGMSSVSSAPKKAVQVEAIQSLNLFGVYSQQREERVEEVVEDAPETRLKLILTGVVASSDKATAAAVIQSAGKQETYSIGENIKGTRASLENVFNDRVILKVSGSFETLMFEGLIFDKNVKPVQPNYNKSVGPQLTKNSNENSSSPNIVDQRNNKALTQVATSLQEELTSDPAKITDYLKISPKRENGKITGYQLMPAKDPTFFQNAGLKSGDVAVQMNGFDLTAPREAAQALQSLREQREVSLLLDRNGDMTEILFSIDN; encoded by the coding sequence ATGACATTATCGAATAACCTATCAAGCGCGTTTGAGCAGTTGCCTAAGCTACCGCAACGAAAAATCACCCAAGTAATTATTGTGGTGTTGCTTTGCTATATTGCCTATTTGTTTGCGCAAATAACTTGGCTTGGGCTTGCAGAGTCTGATCAAAACACGAGTTTAACGCTAAACGGAATGTCCTCTGTTTCTTCTGCACCGAAAAAAGCAGTTCAGGTTGAAGCAATACAATCACTTAATCTCTTTGGTGTTTATTCTCAGCAGAGAGAGGAACGTGTTGAAGAGGTTGTTGAAGACGCACCCGAAACACGGCTGAAACTGATTTTAACCGGGGTTGTCGCTAGTAGTGACAAAGCCACTGCTGCCGCAGTTATACAAAGCGCTGGCAAGCAAGAAACATACAGCATTGGAGAGAACATTAAAGGCACGCGTGCGAGCTTAGAAAACGTTTTTAACGATCGGGTAATATTAAAGGTTTCGGGCAGCTTCGAAACCTTAATGTTTGAAGGTTTAATTTTTGATAAAAATGTCAAGCCAGTTCAGCCCAACTACAACAAGTCAGTGGGACCACAATTAACAAAAAACTCTAACGAAAATTCGTCATCGCCTAATATTGTCGATCAACGGAATAACAAAGCGCTAACTCAAGTGGCTACATCACTACAAGAAGAGTTAACGAGCGACCCTGCTAAAATCACCGACTATTTAAAAATTTCGCCTAAACGAGAAAACGGAAAAATAACCGGTTATCAATTAATGCCAGCAAAAGATCCAACTTTCTTTCAAAATGCGGGTCTTAAGTCTGGTGATGTAGCGGTCCAAATGAATGGTTTTGATTTAACCGCGCCACGCGAGGCGGCTCAGGCACTTCAGTCTTTAAGAGAACAACGCGAAGTTTCGCTGTTACTTGACCGTAATGGTGACATGACAGAAATACTTTTCAGTATAGATAATTAG